One segment of Clostridium ljungdahlii DSM 13528 DNA contains the following:
- a CDS encoding erythromycin esterase family protein, with the protein MVLLKKIIIIVISAFIFILIGIGFNNQYSKYRSNKAVQAFKDKAVNLKTVKYNSGFEDLMPLKPILKDKRIVAMGEATHGTKEFFQMKHRMFQFLVEEMGYNVFAMEASQPDCMAVNDYILNGNGDPSKLIKKLGFWTWDTKEVLDMVEWMKEYNKTHEKKIKFYGFDMQSSHTAAQNVIDYLNKVDPSYEARVHEVLSKFNDRTLDYGVKKQLPIDGIKEIKNIFEKNKDEYIKKSSKEQYELYMQNLNVICEFYDMFGTGGSDFQKETKRDKYMAENVKWILDHEGEDSKIMLWAHNLHVSKGIDKFGGSNSDYPEGNVKRMGSNLYDMYGSKMYVIGFEFNKGDLIANYTNKENGQIVNGKCTLKAAKENSAAYIFSKVNPIFFIDFNTCKKNKYAKNILSKPQYCHDIGAVFPGENKSFESEILDLRYDGLIFVDTTSSAEPN; encoded by the coding sequence GTGGTTTTATTGAAAAAAATTATAATTATAGTGATTTCTGCGTTTATATTTATCCTAATAGGTATTGGATTCAATAACCAATATAGTAAATATAGATCAAATAAAGCTGTACAGGCTTTTAAAGATAAAGCGGTGAATTTAAAAACAGTAAAGTATAATAGTGGTTTTGAAGATTTAATGCCTTTAAAACCGATATTAAAGGATAAAAGAATTGTTGCTATGGGAGAAGCTACTCATGGAACTAAAGAATTTTTTCAGATGAAACATAGAATGTTTCAGTTCCTTGTGGAAGAAATGGGTTATAATGTTTTTGCTATGGAAGCTTCACAGCCTGACTGTATGGCAGTAAATGACTACATTTTAAATGGTAATGGCGACCCGAGTAAGCTTATAAAAAAATTAGGATTTTGGACCTGGGATACTAAGGAAGTTTTAGATATGGTAGAATGGATGAAGGAATACAATAAAACACATGAAAAGAAAATTAAGTTCTATGGTTTTGACATGCAGTCCAGCCATACAGCAGCTCAAAATGTTATAGATTATTTAAACAAAGTTGATCCATCCTATGAAGCAAGAGTACATGAAGTGCTTTCAAAGTTTAATGATAGAACATTAGATTATGGAGTAAAAAAGCAGCTCCCAATTGATGGCATTAAGGAGATAAAAAATATTTTTGAAAAAAACAAAGATGAATATATAAAAAAGTCTTCAAAAGAACAATACGAACTTTATATGCAAAATTTAAATGTCATATGTGAGTTTTATGATATGTTCGGCACAGGAGGCAGTGATTTTCAAAAAGAAACTAAAAGAGATAAATATATGGCGGAAAATGTAAAGTGGATTTTAGATCATGAAGGAGAAGACAGCAAGATAATGCTGTGGGCACATAATTTACATGTGTCAAAAGGAATAGACAAGTTTGGTGGCTCAAATTCAGATTATCCAGAAGGAAATGTAAAGAGAATGGGCTCAAATTTATATGATATGTATGGCAGTAAAATGTATGTTATTGGATTTGAGTTTAATAAAGGTGATTTAATAGCCAACTATACAAATAAGGAAAATGGACAAATAGTTAATGGAAAATGTACCTTAAAAGCAGCAAAAGAAAATTCAGCAGCATATATCTTTTCTAAGGTAAATCCTATTTTTTTCATTGATTTCAACACTTGTAAGAAAAATAAATATGCAAAAAACATTTTGTCAAAACCTCAATATTGTCATGATATAGGTGCCGTTTTTCCTGGAGAAAATAAAAGCTTTGAATCTGAAATTTTAGACCTTCGATATGATGGATTGATATTTGTAGATACTACAAGTAGTGCAGAGCCTAACTAA
- a CDS encoding ABC transporter permease, which produces MKRLIASEFQRIFENRRNQLLLAFYLGMIILMCIFRYISPQGSYDGVDYNVALNRLNFSPFAFYEIRVELVYLILPILFISSINYEQSIGAFRMYVTRPYKKYEFIVSKWAALAITTFMLMFIAFIISTIFGYMFMPNALSVGFYKIQHKFSMSGALLYTAKFFIIQFIIALCVLSISSIIGLVISNSIISILAVIAALVGLSLYIKPFEFLDKTTKYGFHVLSGTAPMSFYITLIITLLGGLLVSIFLWQRKDYLY; this is translated from the coding sequence ATGAAAAGATTAATAGCTTCAGAATTTCAAAGAATTTTTGAGAATAGAAGAAACCAATTACTATTAGCATTTTATTTAGGCATGATAATACTAATGTGTATATTTAGGTATATAAGTCCGCAGGGGTCCTATGACGGTGTAGATTATAATGTAGCTTTGAACAGACTTAATTTTTCACCTTTTGCATTTTATGAAATAAGAGTAGAACTAGTATATTTAATTTTGCCTATTTTATTTATATCTTCAATCAACTATGAGCAATCCATAGGTGCTTTTAGAATGTATGTAACAAGACCGTATAAAAAATATGAATTTATAGTAAGCAAATGGGCAGCCTTAGCTATAACTACCTTTATGCTAATGTTCATAGCGTTTATAATAAGTACAATTTTCGGATATATGTTTATGCCTAATGCATTAAGTGTAGGGTTTTATAAAATACAGCATAAATTTTCAATGTCTGGAGCACTTTTATACACGGCAAAATTTTTTATCATACAATTTATAATAGCTTTATGTGTCTTATCAATATCAAGCATTATTGGATTAGTAATAAGTAATTCTATAATTTCAATTTTAGCTGTTATAGCTGCACTTGTAGGTTTGAGCTTATATATAAAGCCCTTTGAGTTTTTAGATAAAACTACAAAATATGGTTTTCATGTTTTATCAGGTACAGCTCCTATGAGTTTTTACATTACTTTAATAATCACCTTGCTTGGGGGATTACTTGTAAGTATATTTTTATGGCAAAGGAAAGATTATCTTTATTAG
- a CDS encoding ABC transporter permease, giving the protein MKQLFISEWQRLWNRKSTWISFMLIPLVIIAAIKHYIKIDALITLNSPKYVSCLNFPSVILRNESILFFDVIVILLIIMAVTSEYREGQMRMVMLRSFSFSEIFKVKYLITLSTVFLLLITNFILSSFLGYLALPKQEVKFPYYSNKFTINESMIYNIKYYVISFLVLAAVISVIMCISMMCKTTIGALSASLAFILVSIILPEIFSFLMDNTSQIYNILYFSFITRIQYIGIETLLAQTPQQVGIIFTSIAFHIIVFYLIAHSLFSDQDCYC; this is encoded by the coding sequence ATGAAACAATTATTTATTAGTGAATGGCAAAGATTGTGGAATAGGAAATCTACTTGGATTTCATTTATGCTAATACCACTAGTAATTATAGCTGCTATAAAACACTATATTAAAATAGATGCTTTAATTACTCTAAATAGCCCTAAATATGTTTCTTGCTTAAATTTTCCAAGCGTAATCTTAAGAAACGAAAGCATATTGTTTTTTGATGTTATAGTAATCCTTCTTATTATCATGGCTGTAACCAGTGAGTATAGAGAAGGGCAAATGAGAATGGTAATGCTAAGAAGTTTTTCTTTTAGTGAAATTTTCAAAGTAAAGTATCTAATTACGTTGAGTACAGTATTTTTACTTTTAATTACGAATTTTATTTTAAGCAGCTTTTTAGGATATTTAGCTTTACCAAAACAGGAAGTTAAGTTCCCTTATTATTCAAATAAATTTACAATAAATGAAAGTATGATCTACAATATAAAATATTATGTTATTTCCTTTTTAGTTTTAGCTGCTGTTATATCAGTTATTATGTGTATATCAATGATGTGTAAAACTACTATAGGCGCACTTTCAGCTAGTTTAGCATTTATACTTGTATCTATAATTTTACCAGAGATATTTTCTTTCCTTATGGATAATACTTCTCAAATATATAACATTTTGTACTTTTCTTTTATTACAAGAATTCAATATATAGGGATAGAAACACTTTTGGCACAAACGCCTCAGCAAGTGGGGATAATATTTACATCCATTGCTTTTCACATAATTGTCTTTTATTTAATTGCACATAGTTTATTTAGTGATCAAGATTGTTATTGTTAG
- a CDS encoding ABC transporter ATP-binding protein — protein MSSEKIAVKNVSKKIGKKTILENISFNVHEGDICGFIGPNGAGKTTMIRVITNLISPTEGEVTIDGANVVKERKTALLKLGAIVEEPIFFPYMSGRKNLQNLAMLNPGMSKSEQKEKVEEVLKIVDLQDRGCDKVKTYSLGMKQRLGIAQALLNNPEVIILDEPANGLDPMGMRDLRELIFKLQKEKKITFFISSHLLDELQQLCNRFVVINKGKLVWQGSKDELESMGKSGRLEDAFIKLVSGC, from the coding sequence ATGTCAAGTGAAAAAATCGCAGTTAAAAATGTGAGCAAAAAAATAGGGAAAAAAACTATATTAGAAAACATTTCCTTCAACGTTCATGAAGGTGATATCTGTGGTTTTATTGGACCTAATGGTGCAGGAAAAACTACTATGATTAGAGTAATAACAAATCTGATTTCACCTACGGAAGGAGAAGTAACTATAGATGGAGCTAATGTAGTCAAAGAAAGAAAAACTGCATTATTAAAACTTGGAGCAATAGTTGAAGAGCCTATATTCTTTCCATATATGTCAGGAAGAAAAAATCTCCAGAACTTAGCTATGTTAAATCCAGGTATGTCAAAGTCTGAACAAAAAGAAAAAGTGGAGGAGGTTTTAAAGATAGTAGACCTTCAAGATAGAGGCTGCGATAAAGTTAAAACTTATTCATTAGGAATGAAGCAAAGACTTGGTATTGCACAAGCACTTTTAAACAATCCAGAAGTAATTATTTTAGATGAACCTGCAAATGGACTTGATCCAATGGGCATGAGAGATTTAAGAGAACTTATATTTAAACTCCAAAAAGAAAAGAAAATAACCTTCTTTATATCGAGCCATTTGCTAGATGAACTTCAACAGCTTTGCAATAGATTTGTAGTAATAAACAAAGGAAAACTTGTATGGCAGGGAAGTAAAGATGAACTAGAATCCATGGGCAAAAGCGGCAGATTAGAGGATGCCTTTATAAAATTAGTAAGTGGATGTTAG
- a CDS encoding response regulator transcription factor, translated as MREKILVVDDEEDIISFLRDSLEEDDYEVFTASSGEEALEKIKLYPDLILLDIMMPGKNGYEVCNDIRDIVSCPIIFLTAKGEERDIVKGLASGGDDYIQKPFSLRQLKARIHAHLRREKRNTNNSEKANLYFKNISINLRNREVYCNGQLVILTKKEFDIIEFLSVNCGQVFSKEQIYEKVWGYDAEGDSASVAEHVKKIRHKIQNFDPEEEYISTVWGVGYKWEK; from the coding sequence TTGAGAGAAAAAATATTAGTAGTAGATGATGAAGAGGATATAATATCTTTTTTAAGAGATTCATTGGAGGAAGATGATTATGAAGTTTTTACTGCCTCTAGTGGTGAAGAAGCTCTAGAAAAAATAAAGCTTTATCCAGATTTAATATTACTTGATATTATGATGCCAGGTAAAAATGGATATGAGGTATGTAATGATATAAGAGATATAGTAAGTTGTCCAATTATTTTTTTAACTGCTAAAGGAGAAGAAAGAGACATAGTTAAGGGGCTTGCTTCTGGTGGAGACGATTATATTCAAAAGCCATTTAGTTTAAGACAATTAAAAGCAAGAATACATGCTCATTTGAGAAGAGAAAAAAGAAACACAAATAATTCTGAAAAGGCTAATTTATACTTTAAAAATATAAGTATAAACTTAAGAAATAGAGAAGTTTACTGTAATGGCCAGTTAGTAATTTTAACTAAGAAGGAATTTGATATAATTGAATTTTTGTCGGTAAATTGTGGACAAGTTTTTTCAAAGGAACAGATATACGAGAAAGTATGGGGGTATGATGCTGAAGGAGATTCAGCATCGGTAGCAGAGCATGTTAAAAAGATAAGACATAAGATTCAAAACTTTGATCCTGAAGAAGAATATATTTCTACTGTCTGGGGAGTAGGGTATAAGTGGGAAAAGTAA
- a CDS encoding CDP-alcohol phosphatidyltransferase family protein codes for MIINPAANCISLLRIFLAIMMLFVKPLSGPFFIIFLACQITDVLDGYVARKTHTVSKLGDNLDSIGDFIMILVLIIVLYPVIKLTIRIIIWVFVIAMIKITSTAVVFIKYRTFEMLHTYGNKFTGFILFAFIISLAFVQSNMIMYIVCTIASISAIEELLINLFSSELQINRKSIFIK; via the coding sequence ATGATAATTAATCCAGCAGCAAATTGCATATCGCTTTTAAGAATATTTCTTGCAATTATGATGTTATTTGTAAAACCTTTAAGTGGACCATTTTTTATAATTTTTCTTGCTTGTCAAATTACTGATGTTCTTGATGGATATGTAGCAAGAAAAACCCATACTGTAAGCAAACTAGGTGATAACCTTGATTCTATTGGGGATTTTATAATGATATTGGTATTAATAATTGTACTGTATCCAGTTATTAAACTGACAATTAGAATTATCATCTGGGTTTTCGTTATAGCAATGATTAAAATAACATCAACAGCAGTAGTATTTATAAAGTATAGAACCTTTGAGATGCTTCATACTTATGGAAACAAATTTACAGGATTTATACTGTTTGCGTTTATAATATCACTTGCTTTTGTGCAATCAAATATGATTATGTATATAGTTTGTACTATTGCAAGCATTTCTGCTATTGAGGAATTATTGATTAATTTGTTTTCAAGTGAATTACAAATAAATAGAAAAAGTATATTTATCAAGTGA
- a CDS encoding DUF5391 domain-containing protein — MIRQKNKCKVIFITLVSAVLFCSLIVISSLSPLANSGPSANKFNSFGMWLSVGIVLLLYILPLIIYILGIRAVRFVMAFVLAIGILSDFSLMTVVFMSNLFAKNSLYTLMGVICIASLIVNVIWFLEVFRLSPK; from the coding sequence ATGATAAGACAAAAAAATAAGTGTAAGGTTATTTTTATAACATTAGTCTCTGCAGTACTTTTTTGCTCACTAATAGTTATAAGTTCTCTTTCGCCGCTTGCTAATTCTGGACCTAGTGCAAATAAATTTAACTCTTTTGGCATGTGGTTATCTGTGGGTATTGTTTTATTATTGTATATATTACCTTTAATCATTTATATATTAGGAATAAGAGCAGTGAGATTTGTAATGGCATTTGTTCTTGCCATTGGAATATTATCAGATTTTTCGTTAATGACAGTTGTCTTTATGTCTAATTTATTTGCTAAAAATTCATTATATACACTAATGGGAGTTATTTGTATTGCATCGTTAATTGTAAATGTTATTTGGTTTTTGGAAGTATTTCGTTTATCACCAAAGTGA
- a CDS encoding response regulator transcription factor has product MYNIMLIEDDKKLNSLIRNHLKKYGYQTCCVNDFCDIKTEFIKNNPHLVLMDVNLPLYDGFYWCRDIRTISNVPIIFLSARNSDMDQVMAIENGGDDYITKPFSYDVLIAKIKGVIRRVYGSYSESSLSEIFESNGLFLYLNQNVVEYKSKKVELSKKEFQLLYSLLKNENKIVSRESLLEVLWNDVDFVDDNTLSVNMTRVRKRLEEIGITNVIETKRGQGYKIVPNW; this is encoded by the coding sequence ATGTACAATATAATGTTAATTGAAGATGATAAAAAATTAAATAGTCTTATAAGAAATCATCTTAAAAAGTATGGATATCAGACTTGCTGTGTAAATGATTTTTGTGATATAAAAACTGAATTTATTAAAAATAACCCCCATCTTGTTCTTATGGATGTCAATTTGCCTTTATATGATGGCTTTTACTGGTGCAGAGATATAAGAACGATATCAAATGTTCCTATAATATTTCTTTCAGCTAGAAATTCTGATATGGATCAAGTTATGGCCATTGAAAATGGAGGAGATGATTATATAACCAAGCCTTTTTCCTATGATGTACTCATTGCAAAGATAAAAGGAGTTATAAGAAGAGTTTATGGAAGTTACTCAGAAAGCAGCCTCAGTGAGATATTTGAATCAAATGGACTTTTTTTGTATTTAAATCAAAATGTAGTAGAATATAAAAGTAAAAAAGTAGAGCTTAGTAAAAAGGAATTCCAACTTCTATATTCCCTTCTTAAAAATGAAAATAAAATTGTTTCCAGAGAAAGCCTACTAGAAGTCTTATGGAATGATGTAGATTTTGTTGATGACAATACCTTGTCTGTTAACATGACTCGTGTAAGGAAAAGACTTGAGGAAATTGGAATTACCAATGTAATTGAAACCAAACGTGGACAAGGTTATAAAATAGTACCAAATTGGTAA
- a CDS encoding sensor histidine kinase, protein MNFKDFLKDKIPFAVIYFLATAAVILVMYLTLIINKIELMNNNILYAWLISIIFFILFLIYDYLKNRHFYNQLNVMLNAKEDLDNILNIGNCSTHEQEMFKKLLLKTYKIYSERTIKYEETHKEYINFINKWVHQMKTPVSVMNLILQDEINEDNRAVFDSILEENEKLSHGLDMMLCNARVNEFNMDFNVESLNIISIVRNVLNDNKKPLIRSHVFPKVTTDAAITVETDKKWIYFVINQIVVNAIKYSKLKIQDNKYITFKIKAKNSKIILSISDEGIGIPKEDLNRVFNAFFTGKNGRKSDESTGMGMYLAKKICDKLGHEILVESEEGKGSTFSIVFFKGKNLFKF, encoded by the coding sequence ATGAATTTTAAAGATTTTCTTAAGGATAAGATACCTTTTGCAGTAATTTATTTTTTAGCTACTGCTGCAGTTATACTTGTAATGTATCTTACTTTAATCATAAACAAAATTGAACTTATGAATAATAACATACTTTACGCCTGGTTAATTTCAATAATCTTTTTTATACTATTTTTAATATATGATTATTTAAAAAATAGACATTTTTATAATCAGCTAAATGTAATGTTAAATGCAAAGGAAGATTTAGATAACATACTTAATATAGGTAATTGCAGCACTCATGAGCAGGAAATGTTTAAAAAGCTCCTGCTTAAAACTTATAAAATCTACAGTGAAAGAACTATAAAATATGAAGAAACACACAAAGAATACATAAATTTTATAAATAAGTGGGTACATCAAATGAAAACTCCTGTATCTGTTATGAATCTCATACTTCAAGATGAAATAAATGAAGATAATAGAGCTGTATTTGACAGTATATTAGAAGAAAATGAAAAATTATCTCATGGCCTTGATATGATGCTCTGTAATGCAAGAGTTAACGAATTTAATATGGATTTTAATGTAGAGAGCTTAAATATTATATCCATTGTTAGAAATGTTTTAAATGACAATAAAAAACCTCTCATAAGGAGCCATGTATTTCCTAAAGTTACAACTGATGCAGCTATAACAGTAGAAACAGATAAAAAATGGATTTACTTTGTAATAAATCAAATAGTTGTAAATGCTATAAAATATTCAAAGCTGAAAATTCAAGACAACAAGTATATTACCTTTAAAATCAAAGCTAAAAATTCAAAAATTATATTATCCATAAGTGATGAAGGAATAGGTATACCAAAAGAAGATTTAAATAGAGTATTTAATGCTTTCTTTACAGGTAAAAATGGAAGAAAGAGTGATGAATCCACAGGTATGGGAATGTATCTTGCAAAGAAAATATGTGATAAACTTGGTCATGAAATTCTTGTAGAATCAGAAGAAGGCAAAGGTTCCACCTTTTCTATTGTATTTTTCAAGGGTAAAAACTTGTTTAAATTTTAA
- a CDS encoding ABC transporter ATP-binding protein: protein MSVLKAENISKIYGDKRGSLQVKALDKFNISIDEGEFVGVMGPSGSGKSTLLNILATIDTPTSGELFIKGVNPEKLDEKKAALFRRKELGFIFQDFNLLDSLSIKENIILPLVLNKTNTHEIEKKVDDIASLLNIKKILDKRPYETSGGQQQRAACARALIHNPSIILADEPTGNLDSKASQDVMESLTNLNNERKATIMMVTHDPFAASFCKRIIMIKDGRFFLEIVKGGNRQAFFKEIMDSLTLIGGHYNDIA, encoded by the coding sequence ATGTCAGTATTAAAGGCTGAAAATATAAGTAAAATTTATGGTGATAAAAGAGGAAGCTTACAAGTAAAAGCCCTTGATAAATTTAATATTAGCATCGATGAAGGAGAATTTGTTGGAGTTATGGGCCCTTCTGGAAGTGGAAAGAGCACTCTTTTAAATATTCTTGCAACAATAGATACTCCAACTTCAGGAGAGCTTTTCATAAAAGGAGTTAATCCAGAAAAACTTGATGAAAAGAAAGCTGCACTATTTAGGAGAAAGGAACTTGGATTTATATTTCAAGATTTTAATTTACTAGATTCCCTATCAATAAAGGAAAATATAATACTTCCTTTAGTACTCAACAAAACAAATACTCATGAAATAGAAAAAAAAGTAGATGATATTGCTTCACTTTTAAATATAAAAAAGATTTTAGATAAAAGACCTTATGAAACTTCAGGTGGCCAGCAGCAAAGGGCCGCTTGTGCAAGAGCACTAATTCACAATCCATCTATAATACTTGCAGATGAACCCACTGGAAATCTTGATTCTAAAGCTTCTCAGGATGTTATGGAATCTTTGACTAACTTAAATAATGAAAGAAAAGCAACTATAATGATGGTTACTCATGATCCTTTTGCAGCTAGCTTTTGTAAAAGAATAATAATGATTAAGGATGGAAGATTCTTTTTAGAAATTGTAAAAGGAGGTAATCGCCAAGCTTTCTTCAAGGAAATCATGGATTCACTTACTTTAATAGGAGGTCACTATAATGACATTGCATAA
- a CDS encoding FtsX-like permease family protein, protein MTLHNIAVKNIKGNLNKFIMYYLSNTFVVMVFFIFANFLLSPKASSLKNMGQAGAIMTETVYLCEFVILIFTVVFTNYSISSFLKSREKEFGLLSMFGLTRSQVRNYVMFENLIVSLFSISTGIILGTLFSKLFFMSISAILILNAEIPLTISIKAVILTSVCFLILFQITCFRSSYKIKSNNIIELLKGSRVAKPVPKFSSKKAILSIILIGFGYILAVFSGQAIVLTMFPILIVVVTGTYMLYSQFSIYITSKLKNNNKIFYKGINMITLSQIIYKLSDNTKILFAVSILSAVTLTASASVYSFQKTVQKQTIIDYPQDISFIENGLNTHNVISPKEVEKIFKSYGNEIKYKNKIILIKATNNDLSSNKHSNFEELINKKDFYIMSNTDYNTLANEQKKSTIKLNSGEVIVHYHNVIATKDTGLFADKSYLKLNTENTSINLKLKNEINGGIINQDSKNSNTAVVSDDDFNKLKADIKDDTLQVYYGYTIINGFKAVNSVSNIKSEIPKEMKSSFSERVLSFSKMMEVMSTFFFIGTFISVLFFIATCSIIYFKLFNEIQNDKHEFTALKKMGMSVDEIKKIVSTQCFIMFFLPFAVSFIHTSFAIKALSNILQTSLSLYLMIIVGIYFLLQTIYFCFSRTMYVKQINTWQ, encoded by the coding sequence ATGACATTGCATAATATCGCTGTTAAAAACATAAAGGGAAATTTAAATAAATTTATAATGTACTATTTAAGTAATACCTTTGTAGTTATGGTATTTTTCATATTTGCAAATTTTCTTTTAAGTCCTAAGGCTTCTAGTTTAAAAAACATGGGGCAAGCCGGCGCAATTATGACAGAAACAGTTTATCTTTGTGAGTTTGTAATACTCATATTCACAGTTGTATTTACTAACTATTCTATATCAAGTTTTTTAAAATCAAGAGAAAAAGAATTTGGGCTTTTATCAATGTTTGGACTGACAAGAAGCCAAGTAAGAAATTATGTTATGTTTGAAAACTTAATTGTTTCTTTATTTTCTATAAGTACAGGAATTATACTTGGTACTCTTTTTTCTAAATTATTTTTTATGTCAATTTCAGCTATTTTGATTTTAAATGCTGAAATTCCTCTTACAATATCAATTAAAGCAGTAATATTAACTTCAGTATGTTTTTTAATATTGTTTCAAATAACTTGTTTTAGATCAAGCTATAAAATAAAAAGCAATAACATAATAGAGCTTTTAAAAGGCTCACGGGTTGCAAAGCCAGTACCTAAATTTTCTAGTAAAAAAGCAATTTTATCTATAATATTAATTGGCTTTGGATATATTTTAGCAGTTTTTTCAGGTCAGGCTATTGTACTCACTATGTTCCCTATTTTAATTGTAGTAGTAACTGGCACCTATATGTTATACTCTCAATTCAGCATATATATTACAAGTAAACTTAAAAATAATAATAAAATCTTTTATAAAGGCATCAATATGATAACATTATCTCAAATAATATATAAACTTAGTGACAATACAAAAATACTATTTGCTGTTTCAATACTTTCAGCTGTAACCTTGACAGCTTCTGCAAGTGTATACTCATTTCAAAAAACTGTACAAAAACAAACTATAATAGACTACCCACAGGATATAAGTTTTATTGAAAATGGATTAAATACACACAATGTAATATCTCCTAAAGAAGTAGAAAAAATTTTTAAATCCTATGGAAATGAAATAAAATATAAAAATAAAATTATACTTATAAAAGCAACTAACAATGATTTATCTTCAAATAAGCACTCAAATTTTGAAGAACTGATCAATAAAAAAGATTTCTATATTATGTCCAATACTGATTACAACACTTTAGCAAATGAGCAAAAGAAATCAACTATTAAATTAAATAGTGGTGAAGTAATTGTTCACTATCATAATGTCATTGCAACTAAAGATACAGGATTATTTGCTGATAAAAGTTATTTAAAATTAAATACCGAAAACACTTCCATAAACTTAAAGCTTAAAAATGAAATAAATGGTGGAATAATTAATCAGGATAGCAAGAACTCCAATACTGCAGTAGTAAGCGATGATGACTTTAATAAACTTAAAGCTGATATTAAGGATGATACTCTTCAAGTTTATTATGGTTATACCATAATAAATGGATTTAAAGCAGTAAACTCAGTATCAAATATAAAAAGTGAAATTCCAAAGGAAATGAAAAGTAGTTTTTCTGAAAGAGTATTAAGCTTTTCTAAAATGATGGAAGTTATGTCTACATTTTTCTTTATAGGAACCTTTATTTCAGTATTGTTCTTCATAGCAACCTGCAGCATAATATACTTTAAATTATTTAATGAAATTCAAAATGATAAGCATGAATTTACAGCTCTTAAAAAAATGGGAATGTCTGTAGATGAAATAAAGAAAATAGTAAGTACTCAATGCTTTATAATGTTCTTTCTACCTTTTGCAGTATCCTTTATTCATACTAGTTTTGCAATAAAGGCTTTAAGCAACATATTACAAACAAGCCTTAGCCTTTATTTAATGATCATAGTAGGAATTTATTTTCTACTTCAGACAATTTACTTTTGCTTTTCAAGGACTATGTACGTAAAACAAATAAATACATGGCAATAA